In the genome of Bacteroidales bacterium, one region contains:
- a CDS encoding DUF177 domain-containing protein, which produces MHPIFAPGRMPYLDQFVIPLSGLKPGMHDYKFIVDDEFFRQFAYSQIKSGKLEVDLELEKEETVLTLRFTINGTVHVMCDRCLDYYDQPVNGLERLIVRFGETSFEETDEIVVIPSTEHRINVSHYIYEYIHLLLPYKCVHPNGEGGISQCNREVTDRLQSHSGEEQTADPRWDTLKKLL; this is translated from the coding sequence TTGCACCCAATTTTTGCTCCGGGCCGCATGCCGTATCTCGATCAATTTGTGATTCCCCTTTCCGGCCTGAAACCAGGAATGCACGACTACAAATTCATCGTTGATGATGAATTTTTCAGGCAATTTGCGTATTCGCAGATAAAATCGGGAAAGCTGGAAGTTGATCTTGAACTTGAAAAGGAGGAAACGGTGCTGACCCTTCGTTTTACGATCAACGGAACGGTGCATGTGATGTGTGACCGGTGTTTGGACTATTATGACCAGCCTGTCAATGGCCTTGAGCGGCTGATTGTCAGGTTTGGGGAGACCAGCTTTGAAGAGACAGATGAAATCGTGGTCATACCCAGCACGGAGCACCGGATCAACGTGAGTCATTACATTTATGAGTATATTCATCTGCTGTTACCCTATAAGTGCGTACATCCCAACGGCGAAGGTGGGATCAGTCAATGCAACCGGGAGGTGACCGACAGGCTGCAGAGCCATAGCGGAGAGGAACAGACGGCAGATCCCCGCTGGGATACCCTGAAGAAATTGTTATAA
- the rpmF gene encoding 50S ribosomal protein L32 has protein sequence MAHPKRNHSKTRRDKRRTHDKKTPATYTICSNCGASVVYHRVCPECGYYKGKKTIEKETAV, from the coding sequence ATGGCACATCCGAAACGAAACCACTCCAAAACAAGAAGAGACAAGCGAAGGACCCACGATAAAAAAACCCCCGCAACATACACCATTTGTTCAAATTGCGGTGCATCAGTGGTTTATCATAGAGTTTGCCCGGAATGCGGCTATTATAAAGGTAAAAAAACCATTGAGAAAGAAACGGCTGTCTGA
- the plsX gene encoding phosphate acyltransferase PlsX, producing MNIGLDVMGGDRFPDAPVGGAVQAYREMDPDDRIVLIGDEKVIQDTLVRKGGDPACFEIVHASEAIRMNESPTRAFLQKPHSSISIGFKLLKDNRIHAFASAGSSGAMMVGSIYSVNVIQGIIRPATTAIIPKENGGVTVLLDVGTNPDLKPDVMYQLGILGSVYAKYVHHIGNPRVGLLNIGEEDIKGNLLCQSSFQLMKDSRDFNFTGNVEGRDLFNDKADVVVCDGYTGNIVLKALEQMYFLMKKRGLVDDYFERFNYENFGGTPILGINAPVIVGHGISNERAIKNMILLSKEVSIANLPEKISHSLTEINQNNI from the coding sequence ATGAACATTGGCTTAGATGTCATGGGGGGCGACCGGTTCCCCGATGCTCCGGTCGGCGGTGCTGTTCAGGCATACCGGGAAATGGACCCTGATGACCGGATCGTTCTGATCGGTGACGAAAAGGTCATCCAGGATACCCTGGTTCGCAAAGGGGGTGATCCCGCCTGCTTTGAGATCGTTCATGCCTCGGAAGCGATCCGGATGAATGAATCCCCCACCCGCGCCTTTTTGCAAAAACCTCATTCCAGTATTTCGATTGGTTTTAAACTATTGAAGGACAATCGTATACATGCATTTGCCAGTGCGGGTAGCAGCGGTGCAATGATGGTGGGATCCATTTACAGCGTGAACGTGATCCAGGGCATCATCCGCCCGGCCACCACTGCCATCATTCCTAAGGAAAACGGCGGCGTAACCGTTCTGCTGGATGTCGGGACCAATCCGGATCTGAAGCCTGATGTCATGTACCAGCTTGGCATCCTCGGTTCGGTCTATGCAAAATATGTGCACCACATCGGCAATCCCAGGGTGGGACTTCTGAACATCGGAGAGGAGGACATCAAGGGGAATCTTTTGTGTCAATCTTCCTTCCAGCTGATGAAAGACTCGCGTGATTTCAATTTTACCGGCAATGTGGAAGGGCGGGATCTTTTCAACGACAAAGCAGACGTAGTGGTATGTGACGGATATACGGGCAACATTGTCCTGAAAGCGCTCGAGCAGATGTATTTTCTGATGAAAAAACGAGGCCTGGTGGATGACTACTTTGAGCGTTTTAATTATGAAAATTTCGGAGGAACCCCGATACTGGGAATCAATGCACCCGTCATTGTCGGTCATGGCATCTCCAACGAACGCGCCATCAAAAATATGATCCTTCTAAGCAAGGAAGTTTCCATAGCCAACCTGCCTGAAAAAATCAGCCATTCGCTGACCGAAATCAATCAAAACAATATTTGA